A single genomic interval of Dromiciops gliroides isolate mDroGli1 chromosome 1, mDroGli1.pri, whole genome shotgun sequence harbors:
- the LOC122735168 gene encoding ADP-ribose glycohydrolase MACROD1-like, with protein sequence MAAKVDLNTSTDWKEAKAFLKGLSDKQREEHYFCRDFIKLKKIPSWKDSAKGAGGKEDEPEYKKDKTLNEKISLFRGDITKLEVDAVVNAANSSLLGGGGVDGCIHCAAGHLLTEECRTLHSCETGKAKITGGYRLPSKYVIHTVGPIAQGDPSPSQVPELHNCYLNSLQLALENRLRSVAFPCISTGVFGYPNEAAAEVVLGTLRQWLEEHKDKVDRLIICVFLEKDELIYHKQLPHFFPVA encoded by the coding sequence ATGGCGGCCAAGGTGGACCTCAACACCTCCACCGACTGGAAGGAGGCCAAAGCTTTCCTGAAGGGCCTGAGTGACAAGCAGAGGGAGGAGCATTACTTCTGCCGAGACTTTATCAAGCTGAAGAAAATACCATCCTGGAAGGACTCGGCCAAAGGGGCTGGTGGCAAGGAGGACGAGCCCGAGTACAAGAAGGACAAGACCCTGAATGAGAAAATCTCGCTCTTCCGCGGAGACATCACCAAACTGGAGGTGGACGCCGTTGTGAACGCGGCCAACAGCTCCCTGCTCGGAGGCGGCGGCGTGGACGGCTGCATCCACTGTGCTGCGGGGCACCTGCTGACCGAGGAGTGCCGCACTCTTCACAGCTGCGAGACGGGCAAAGCCAAGATAACGGGGGGCTACCGCCTGCCCTCCAAGTATGTCATCCACACCGTGGGGCCCATCGCTCAGGGAGACCCCAGCCCCAGCCAGGTCCCGGAGCTGCATAACTGCTACCTGAACAGCCTGCAGCTGGCACTGGAAAACCGCCTGAGATCAGTGGCCTTCCCTTGCATCTCCACAGGGGTCTTTGGTTACCCCAATGAAGCCGCAGCCGAAGTAGTTCTGGGCACCCTCCGACAATGGCTGGAAGAACACAAGGACAAGGTGGATCGACTGATCATCTGCGTGTTCCTGGAAAAGGATGAGTTGATCTACCACAAGCAGCTGCCTCACTTCTTCCCCGTGGCCTGA